From Companilactobacillus heilongjiangensis, one genomic window encodes:
- a CDS encoding YutD family protein, which produces MQEIEDNTATTKLVDVIKLDDNLISIDKTQYRIVENHDSGFSEERIEERYNNVLEKYDYIVGDWGYDQLRFKGFYEDERNESTLENRISHLEDYLLEYCNFGCAYFVLEKVKKAPLRNNNHRKNNSNNRNNSHSAHTHTHKFRTRTTTRAKAENKPNKPHNNNNQHRKAKVSKRRTNNSNKKTTSTKKTFKIRKIGEKNK; this is translated from the coding sequence TTGCAGGAAATTGAAGATAACACCGCTACTACTAAATTGGTCGATGTAATCAAACTAGATGATAATTTGATTTCAATCGACAAAACGCAATATCGAATAGTAGAAAACCATGATAGTGGTTTTAGTGAAGAAAGAATTGAAGAACGTTATAACAATGTTCTTGAAAAATATGATTATATTGTCGGCGACTGGGGTTATGATCAGTTGCGTTTTAAAGGATTTTATGAAGACGAACGAAATGAAAGTACGCTAGAGAATCGTATTTCTCATTTGGAAGATTACTTGTTGGAGTATTGTAATTTTGGCTGTGCTTATTTTGTCTTGGAAAAGGTTAAAAAAGCGCCATTGAGAAACAATAATCATCGCAAGAACAACAGTAATAATCGCAATAACAGTCACAGTGCGCACACGCATACACATAAATTCCGCACACGGACTACAACACGTGCTAAGGCGGAGAACAAGCCTAATAAGCCACACAATAATAATAATCAACATAGAAAAGCTAAAGTTTCCAAACGTCGAACGAATAATTCTAATAAGAAGACGACTTCGACCAAGAAGACTTTTAAAATTAGAAAAATAGGTGAGAAGAATAAATGA
- the pepV gene encoding dipeptidase PepV: MSIDWEKEVSHRSDELINDLSELVSIDSSRDTEHKTSDYPLGPGPAKALQTFLHFADRDGFATKNVDNLAGRIELGDSDDAIAILAHVDVVPEGPGWNTNPFEPVIKDGNFYARGASDDKGPSLAAYYAMKIIKELNLPTSKSAQLILGTDEESEWVGMNHYMEKETLPETGFSPDAEFPAINGEKGIVSFRVNFPTPTIGLVKNFVAGIRPNMVPQNAESDLDLTKVSVEDVKANLNDFLAANPEIKGSVTVTDDIASVKIIGKGAHAMEPYNGINAATYLAKFLTAFDLNDSEKLYFSFIANDLHLDFAGKHLGIANKDDVMGELTLSPNIYEYDADKANILLNIRYPKGDTGETLTDKINKALPENVSAAIEGHNQLPHFVAADDPLVQALVGAYRDHTDDDTEPFTVGGGTYGRILKHGIAYGAMFPGDENVMHQPNEYINLDKLMKSTAIYADAIYRLIK; encoded by the coding sequence ATGTCTATAGATTGGGAAAAGGAAGTTTCACATCGTTCAGATGAACTAATAAATGATCTTTCTGAATTAGTAAGTATTGATAGTTCTAGAGATACAGAACACAAGACTAGCGATTATCCACTAGGACCTGGACCAGCAAAAGCTCTACAAACATTTTTACACTTTGCAGATCGTGATGGTTTCGCAACTAAGAACGTCGACAATCTTGCCGGAAGAATTGAACTTGGGGACAGCGACGATGCCATCGCCATTTTAGCTCACGTGGATGTTGTGCCTGAAGGACCAGGTTGGAACACTAACCCATTTGAACCAGTTATCAAAGATGGTAACTTTTATGCTCGTGGTGCTTCAGATGATAAAGGACCTAGTTTAGCTGCCTACTACGCTATGAAAATTATCAAAGAACTCAACTTGCCCACAAGCAAGAGTGCCCAATTGATTTTAGGAACTGACGAAGAGAGCGAATGGGTCGGTATGAACCACTACATGGAAAAGGAAACTTTGCCAGAAACTGGTTTCTCGCCCGACGCTGAATTCCCTGCCATCAATGGTGAAAAAGGAATCGTCTCATTCAGAGTTAATTTCCCAACACCAACTATCGGCTTAGTTAAAAACTTTGTTGCCGGAATCAGACCTAACATGGTTCCTCAAAACGCTGAATCAGACCTTGATTTGACTAAAGTTTCTGTTGAAGATGTTAAAGCTAACCTTAACGACTTCTTAGCAGCAAATCCTGAAATCAAAGGTAGCGTAACCGTTACAGACGACATTGCCTCAGTTAAGATTATTGGTAAAGGAGCTCATGCCATGGAACCATACAATGGTATCAATGCCGCAACTTACCTAGCTAAATTCCTAACTGCCTTTGACTTGAATGATAGTGAAAAACTTTACTTCTCATTTATTGCCAACGACTTACACTTAGATTTTGCCGGCAAACACTTAGGTATTGCCAACAAAGATGATGTCATGGGTGAATTAACACTCTCACCTAACATTTATGAATACGATGCTGACAAGGCTAACATCTTGTTAAACATCCGTTATCCAAAAGGTGACACAGGCGAAACATTGACTGACAAGATTAACAAAGCCTTACCAGAAAATGTTTCCGCCGCTATTGAAGGACACAACCAATTACCACACTTTGTTGCTGCAGATGATCCATTGGTTCAAGCACTTGTTGGAGCCTACCGTGATCACACAGACGACGATACCGAACCATTTACAGTCGGTGGTGGTACTTATGGACGTATCTTAAAACATGGTATTGCCTACGGTGCAATGTTCCCTGGTGACGAAAACGTCATGCATCAACCTAACGAATATATTAATCTCGATAAACTAATGAAGTCGACTGCTATTTACGCAGATGCTATTTACCGTTTGATTAAATAA
- a CDS encoding IS630 family transposase, protein MKPYQVESWANPKPDDGEYVAHMEDVLDTYALPYDSNRPLVCLDEKPYVLHGDVSKPLPTRRMKPKKIDYEYTRNGYCAIISLIEPLTGKQYVDVRKRRTSRDFAEVIKWLVDDLYPSADKIILVMDNLNIHKIGSLYQRFEPKEARRLAGKLEIHYTPKHGSWLNIAEIGLNLLSRQCLNRRIPEIKQLRQEVTTWCSERNEKNLSIDWQFTTADARIKLHSLYPKIED, encoded by the coding sequence ATTAAACCATACCAAGTAGAGAGTTGGGCGAACCCCAAGCCAGATGATGGTGAATACGTTGCCCACATGGAGGATGTTCTAGACACATATGCCCTACCATATGATAGTAATCGACCATTAGTTTGTTTGGATGAGAAGCCGTATGTACTTCACGGCGATGTTTCCAAACCACTTCCAACTCGTAGAATGAAACCCAAGAAAATTGACTATGAATACACTCGTAATGGGTATTGCGCAATAATCAGTTTGATTGAACCATTAACCGGTAAACAATATGTGGACGTCCGAAAACGCAGAACCTCACGCGATTTCGCGGAGGTTATAAAATGGTTGGTGGATGACCTGTACCCATCTGCCGATAAAATAATTTTAGTAATGGATAATTTGAATATTCATAAAATAGGATCACTATATCAACGTTTCGAGCCAAAAGAGGCTCGTCGATTGGCTGGTAAATTAGAAATACACTACACACCCAAGCATGGGAGCTGGTTAAATATAGCTGAAATTGGCTTGAACTTGTTGAGTCGTCAATGTCTGAATCGGCGTATTCCAGAAATCAAACAACTACGTCAAGAAGTGACAACATGGTGTAGCGAACGTAATGAAAAGAATCTATCAATAGATTGGCAATTTACAACAGCAGATGCACGCATAAAGTTACATTCGCTTTATCCAAAGATAGAAGACTGA
- a CDS encoding glycerophosphodiester phosphodiesterase: protein MISKSFNLFKISLALLIFIFASGFTVIGHRGDPINAPEETFESFDKAFSEGADYVELDLHVSKDNVLVVSHDRDLERVTGTSEIVSQHNFSELAQLNQKNGEPIHSLNQVFEHYKNNPKAKFLIETKKTKKGNPQNMEALLKQVIDTYGMQNRVMFHSFSTKSLENEAQLMPDIPRIFIAGTTKRINFDILQYVTGVNVSSNIVTPQIIDTMHFMGKSIYVWDEMNESPKKWNTLINMPIDGVVTNYPATGNEYRQLKDQSKSEALNQNVYYMSSQKETIYENPYRLIKTGKTVNPLDGYHITNIIKFNGEKYVQLGENKFANATGFNSEYALRDLRQYFGAKVVFRNQQPDNFLYSDPTDSNSIVNRLEANKPQRIITIQKYGTQTWLKLKNGWINAHNVLIQLNPESYFGNNSLDSYQDLPRGQRIKNIDLLQDFANFKPTGDQSLKNASLIREINNFYINFSVNNDNDSINKI, encoded by the coding sequence ATGATTTCAAAAAGTTTCAATCTTTTCAAAATATCGCTAGCTTTATTAATTTTTATCTTTGCTAGTGGTTTTACCGTCATTGGTCACCGTGGCGATCCAATCAATGCTCCCGAAGAAACATTTGAGAGTTTTGATAAAGCTTTCTCTGAAGGGGCCGATTACGTTGAACTCGATTTGCACGTTTCCAAAGATAATGTCTTAGTTGTTTCTCATGACCGAGACCTTGAGCGTGTTACTGGTACTTCGGAAATTGTCTCGCAACACAACTTCTCTGAACTAGCTCAGTTAAATCAGAAGAATGGCGAGCCTATTCATAGTTTGAACCAAGTCTTTGAACATTACAAAAATAATCCTAAAGCTAAGTTTTTAATTGAAACTAAAAAAACTAAAAAGGGTAATCCACAAAATATGGAAGCCTTGCTCAAACAAGTTATCGACACTTATGGCATGCAAAACCGTGTTATGTTCCACTCCTTCTCAACTAAGAGTTTGGAAAATGAAGCACAATTGATGCCTGACATCCCTCGGATTTTCATTGCTGGGACAACTAAACGAATCAATTTTGATATTTTGCAATACGTTACTGGCGTTAATGTGTCATCTAATATTGTTACGCCGCAAATTATTGATACGATGCATTTTATGGGCAAGAGCATTTACGTTTGGGATGAAATGAATGAGAGTCCTAAGAAGTGGAATACGTTGATCAACATGCCGATTGATGGTGTGGTCACCAACTACCCTGCTACTGGTAACGAATATCGTCAGCTCAAGGACCAGTCAAAATCCGAAGCGCTCAATCAGAATGTCTATTACATGAGCAGTCAAAAGGAAACTATTTATGAGAACCCTTACCGTTTAATTAAAACTGGCAAAACTGTTAATCCGCTTGATGGCTATCACATCACTAATATCATCAAGTTTAATGGTGAGAAATACGTTCAACTTGGCGAAAACAAATTTGCTAACGCGACCGGCTTTAACTCTGAATATGCCTTACGTGATTTGCGTCAATATTTTGGTGCTAAAGTAGTCTTTCGTAATCAACAACCAGATAACTTCCTATATAGTGACCCGACCGATTCAAATTCAATCGTCAATCGCTTAGAAGCCAACAAGCCACAACGTATCATTACGATTCAAAAGTATGGCACACAAACTTGGCTCAAGTTAAAAAATGGCTGGATCAATGCCCATAATGTTTTGATTCAACTGAATCCTGAATCATATTTTGGGAATAATTCATTAGACAGTTATCAGGATTTACCTCGTGGCCAAAGAATCAAAAATATTGATTTATTACAGGATTTTGCAAACTTTAAACCAACTGGTGACCAAAGTTTAAAAAATGCCAGTCTAATCAGAGAAATCAACAACTTTTATATTAATTTCTCGGTTAATAATGACAACGATTCCATAAATAAAATTTAG
- a CDS encoding helix-turn-helix domain-containing protein, with translation MKSNNRPVKQHIFLSDDQVTRLKNLLNSKSLNKTVKRRIQVLLDLDESHGEIMTRIEVAKMNRCSTGVVYAVINLFFEGGIDEAITIKRNSNSDHANQKLTAEDEAKLIALACGPAPEGYTRWSYSLLEEKSATILEHPVKRDAIARKLKKMKLNHTK, from the coding sequence ATGAAATCGAATAACAGACCAGTTAAACAACATATTTTTCTTTCTGATGATCAAGTTACTCGTCTAAAAAATCTTTTGAATTCTAAAAGTCTTAATAAAACCGTCAAACGTCGGATTCAAGTATTGCTAGACTTAGATGAATCTCATGGTGAAATCATGACTAGAATTGAAGTGGCTAAGATGAATCGTTGCAGTACTGGAGTGGTTTATGCCGTCATCAACCTTTTCTTCGAAGGCGGTATCGATGAGGCCATCACTATAAAACGTAATAGTAATTCGGATCACGCAAACCAAAAATTAACAGCAGAAGATGAGGCAAAACTGATTGCGTTAGCCTGTGGCCCCGCTCCAGAAGGCTACACGAGATGGTCATATAGCTTATTGGAAGAAAAGTCAGCGACTATACTCGAACATCCTGTGAAGCGTGATGCCATTGCACGCAAGCTTAAAAAAATGAAATTAAACCATACCAAGTAG
- a CDS encoding bifunctional metallophosphatase/5'-nucleotidase: MEKIQIVHTNDLHSHFENFPRLERFINQSRQDSQADDFYLFDIGDAMDRAHPLSEATNGQANIEWMNPLHYDAATIGNNEGLGNSHEHLEHLYDHANFPVILNNLYEKEPNRLADFAKPAKIFTTKKGTTIGVMGLTAPYILTYPLLNWDIRLIQEMLPKSLELVKDCDVIILLSHLGVSMDRLIAKKHPEIDVIIGAHTHHLFPKGEMDNGVLLAAAGKYGQNVGTINMELDDQKQVTAKSAFTVATSTLAEQPEDAAWIKHQFDKGESLLDEKQVANLPETLSVDYQAKHSIMQEALNAVQDYAQTDVAVLSSGLFLEDLPKGIVTEKNLHDVLPHAIHVMKTTMTGDNVWRLVMEMEKNRMFLRNHMQKGMGFRGKIFGELVYRGIEIDSKRNVYINGAELDKNQEYTLALLDHYLFVPYFPSIEISGDNEIMYPDFLRGVFGDYLSKKYPI; encoded by the coding sequence ATGGAAAAAATTCAGATAGTTCATACGAATGATTTACATTCTCACTTCGAAAACTTTCCACGACTTGAACGTTTCATCAACCAATCACGTCAAGATAGTCAGGCTGATGATTTCTATTTGTTCGATATTGGTGATGCCATGGACCGTGCTCATCCTTTGAGTGAGGCTACCAATGGTCAAGCTAATATCGAATGGATGAATCCACTGCATTATGATGCGGCCACAATTGGTAATAATGAAGGTTTAGGAAATAGTCACGAGCATTTGGAACATCTGTACGACCATGCTAATTTTCCTGTTATTTTAAATAATCTCTATGAAAAAGAACCTAATCGTTTGGCTGATTTTGCCAAGCCAGCTAAGATATTTACGACTAAAAAGGGTACAACGATTGGTGTCATGGGGTTAACGGCACCATATATTTTGACGTATCCACTGTTGAATTGGGATATTAGATTGATTCAAGAAATGTTGCCAAAGTCTCTGGAATTAGTTAAAGACTGTGATGTCATAATTTTGCTATCGCACTTGGGTGTATCGATGGATCGTCTGATTGCCAAGAAGCATCCGGAAATTGATGTCATTATCGGAGCTCACACGCATCATCTATTTCCAAAAGGTGAGATGGATAATGGAGTTTTGCTAGCGGCAGCCGGTAAGTATGGTCAAAACGTCGGTACCATTAATATGGAACTTGATGACCAAAAGCAAGTCACCGCTAAGTCAGCTTTCACAGTGGCAACATCTACCTTGGCAGAACAACCTGAGGATGCGGCATGGATAAAGCATCAATTTGATAAGGGTGAGTCTTTATTGGATGAAAAGCAGGTCGCTAATTTACCAGAAACTTTGAGCGTCGACTATCAAGCCAAACATTCTATTATGCAAGAGGCACTGAATGCGGTTCAGGATTACGCCCAGACTGATGTGGCCGTTTTGAGTTCCGGACTATTTTTGGAAGATTTGCCTAAAGGCATTGTAACTGAGAAAAACTTACACGATGTCTTGCCCCATGCGATTCACGTTATGAAAACAACCATGACCGGTGACAATGTTTGGCGCCTAGTAATGGAAATGGAAAAGAATCGTATGTTTTTACGTAATCATATGCAAAAAGGAATGGGTTTTCGTGGTAAGATATTTGGCGAACTAGTTTATCGTGGCATTGAGATTGACAGTAAACGCAATGTTTATATAAACGGTGCAGAATTAGATAAAAATCAAGAGTATACTTTAGCATTGTTGGATCACTACTTATTTGTACCTTATTTCCCATCAATTGAGATTTCAGGTGACAATGAAATTATGTATCCCGACTTTTTGCGGGGCGTATTCGGTGATTACTTAAGCAAAAAATATCCGATTTGA
- a CDS encoding transglycosylase domain-containing protein — protein MKNLWNSIVDSFKSIKSWSDFAKKANLTIEVIRRIILYSLAGLLIIMSLAIGLGMGYVSALTNKVDVPTKHEMQTELQDVNNSATLYFANGEKVESLQKDLEGKKISLSEMSPYLKKAIVSTEDSDFYRHKGVVPKSIFRAVISDVTGIGAQTGGSTLTQQTVKMQMLSSETTWKRKAVEIFLAMRVDKYFSKEEILQDYLNAATFGRNNKGQNIQGVQAAAQGLFDKNAGDLNLAESAFIAGLPQSPSIYTPYDLRGRVKDDISLGLKRKDIVLYRMYRDNQITESQYNAARKFDLKSDFQKPAKLSSREIKYGYLYNTLSEQARTILIKRLAKNDGVKYSDVVKDENLYKNYSTQADNELHNKNYKIYSTVDKKLYEAMNDQAQQFKGNLGTVHSDDATDPTTGRAVKVSEPVQNGSVLLDNKTGQVLAFVGGVNFKKSQLNHAFDTKRSPGSSIKPLITFAPAIENGLIGSQTMLADFKTSFKKYSPTDYGETIQNRFVSARETLEESYNIPSVNLYNYIKQNDVHSKKYMEKMGIHLSNKEYNQLGITLGGTENGVTVLQQASAFSTFANKGVHVDPYVVARVSDPAGKTIYKHKGSNTRVFSKQTSYIIKNMLHGVVTKGTASALSYEANFNTKNLFGKTGTSNDYRDNWFIGSTQGVTMASWIGYDNFYGNNYNLASNSTDINQELWAKMANAVYKEDKNTFNTKEAFNKPEGVRSYKVDKETGTYTGSIGYNGITTKVNQHTTNSLFYKGSPKNMSYDEFAIGAKDKNYKLFWDNYFGRSNGYAVVKQIGSNDKSADELANENGSGRTSGFSNSTNSNESSEVVTNNSSSTTSSNNNQTNSTTSNGSSETGTGSGSGSGSGAGSGNGSTSTDTGDTGSTGSEGGSSSGTGDTGTAGGGADAGETPAAGA, from the coding sequence GTGAAAAATTTATGGAATAGCATTGTCGACAGCTTCAAAAGTATCAAGAGCTGGTCTGATTTTGCTAAGAAAGCTAATCTAACGATTGAAGTTATTCGCAGGATAATCCTCTACTCGCTCGCCGGGTTATTGATTATTATGAGTTTAGCAATCGGTTTAGGTATGGGCTATGTTTCTGCTTTGACTAACAAAGTAGATGTACCAACCAAACATGAAATGCAGACTGAACTTCAAGACGTTAATAATTCAGCCACTTTATATTTTGCCAATGGCGAAAAGGTTGAAAGTCTCCAAAAGGACCTTGAAGGTAAGAAAATTTCCCTTTCAGAGATGTCTCCTTACTTGAAGAAAGCTATCGTCTCAACTGAAGATAGCGACTTCTACCGTCACAAAGGTGTCGTTCCAAAGTCTATTTTTAGAGCCGTAATTTCTGACGTTACCGGTATCGGTGCGCAAACTGGTGGATCAACTTTGACACAGCAAACAGTTAAGATGCAGATGTTATCATCGGAAACGACTTGGAAACGTAAAGCCGTTGAAATCTTCCTAGCTATGCGTGTTGATAAATACTTCAGCAAGGAAGAGATCTTGCAAGATTATTTGAACGCTGCAACCTTTGGACGTAACAATAAGGGTCAAAATATTCAAGGTGTCCAAGCTGCTGCTCAAGGATTGTTTGACAAAAATGCCGGTGACTTGAACTTGGCTGAATCAGCCTTTATCGCCGGTTTGCCACAAAGTCCTTCAATCTATACACCATACGATTTACGTGGTCGCGTTAAAGATGACATTAGTCTTGGTTTAAAGCGTAAAGATATCGTTTTGTATCGGATGTATCGTGATAATCAAATTACCGAATCCCAATACAATGCTGCTAGAAAGTTTGACTTGAAGTCTGATTTCCAAAAGCCTGCCAAACTAAGCAGCAGAGAAATCAAGTATGGCTATCTATACAACACATTATCTGAACAGGCACGCACGATTTTGATCAAACGTTTAGCCAAAAATGATGGTGTTAAATACAGCGATGTCGTCAAAGATGAAAATCTCTACAAGAACTACTCGACACAAGCTGACAATGAATTACACAATAAGAATTACAAGATTTACAGTACTGTTGATAAGAAATTGTATGAAGCAATGAATGACCAAGCCCAACAATTTAAGGGTAACTTGGGAACGGTCCACTCTGATGACGCAACTGATCCAACAACTGGTAGAGCTGTCAAAGTATCCGAGCCAGTTCAAAATGGTTCTGTCTTACTTGATAACAAAACTGGTCAAGTTCTAGCATTCGTTGGTGGTGTTAACTTCAAGAAATCACAATTGAACCATGCGTTTGATACAAAACGATCACCTGGTTCTTCAATTAAGCCATTGATTACCTTTGCACCCGCAATTGAAAATGGTTTGATTGGTTCTCAAACAATGTTGGCCGATTTTAAGACTTCATTTAAGAAGTATTCTCCAACTGACTATGGTGAAACGATTCAAAACCGCTTTGTCTCAGCTAGAGAAACTTTGGAAGAATCATACAACATTCCTTCAGTTAACTTGTACAACTACATCAAGCAAAACGATGTTCATTCTAAGAAGTACATGGAAAAGATGGGTATTCACTTATCTAACAAAGAATACAACCAATTAGGTATTACCTTAGGTGGTACTGAAAATGGTGTGACTGTGCTTCAACAAGCCAGTGCTTTCTCAACTTTTGCCAACAAAGGTGTCCATGTTGACCCTTACGTTGTTGCCAGAGTTTCAGATCCCGCCGGCAAGACGATTTACAAACACAAGGGTTCTAATACTCGTGTCTTCAGTAAACAAACATCTTACATTATCAAAAATATGTTACATGGAGTCGTTACTAAAGGTACTGCCTCTGCCCTATCATATGAAGCTAACTTCAATACCAAGAATCTCTTTGGTAAAACTGGTACTTCAAACGATTATCGAGATAACTGGTTTATTGGTAGTACTCAAGGTGTCACAATGGCTTCATGGATCGGTTACGATAACTTCTATGGCAATAATTACAACCTAGCAAGTAATTCAACCGATATTAACCAAGAGCTCTGGGCGAAGATGGCCAATGCCGTTTACAAAGAAGATAAGAATACCTTTAACACTAAAGAAGCTTTCAACAAGCCCGAAGGTGTTAGATCTTATAAAGTTGATAAAGAAACTGGTACATACACCGGTTCAATCGGCTACAACGGTATTACGACAAAAGTTAACCAACACACCACTAATTCCTTGTTCTATAAAGGTAGCCCTAAGAATATGTCATACGATGAATTTGCTATCGGTGCTAAAGATAAGAATTACAAACTATTCTGGGATAATTACTTTGGTCGTAGCAATGGTTATGCTGTGGTTAAGCAGATCGGTTCAAATGACAAATCCGCTGACGAATTAGCCAATGAAAATGGTAGTGGACGTACTTCAGGATTCAGTAACAGCACTAATAGCAATGAATCATCCGAAGTCGTAACTAACAACTCATCATCGACAACAAGCAGCAACAATAACCAAACAAATTCAACAACCTCAAATGGTTCATCAGAAACAGGTACTGGATCCGGCTCTGGGTCAGGTTCAGGTGCTGGGTCTGGAAATGGCTCAACATCAACTGATACTGGCGACACAGGTTCAACTGGTTCTGAAGGTGGATCATCATCTGGAACTGGTGATACAGGTACCGCAGGTGGCGGCGCTGATGCTGGTGAGACACCGGCAGCTGGCGCGTAG
- a CDS encoding metallophosphoesterase family protein, which produces MNYFIADTHFYHYQLLEPNNFAPRHFGNVDEMNQAMIDAWNARVDENDRVYHLGDISMRPQNTPTDEETYDMLRQLNGHMTLIKGNHDYRSLFKFLDKHNETMADGKPRFEFEDVGSLLKFDHHQFYCTHYPMLLGKVDKIINLHGHIHHYAVPIAENINVGVDAPERDYLSEDLPWGSPLRGEEILEMYAKKQKDMARLQRDAR; this is translated from the coding sequence ATGAATTATTTTATAGCCGATACACATTTTTATCATTATCAATTATTAGAGCCTAATAATTTTGCACCACGTCATTTCGGTAACGTTGATGAAATGAATCAGGCTATGATTGATGCTTGGAATGCTCGAGTTGATGAAAATGACCGAGTTTATCATTTGGGTGATATTTCAATGCGCCCACAGAACACACCAACTGATGAAGAAACTTATGATATGTTGCGCCAATTGAATGGGCATATGACTCTGATCAAGGGAAATCATGATTATCGTTCACTCTTTAAATTTTTGGATAAGCACAATGAAACGATGGCCGATGGTAAGCCAAGATTTGAGTTTGAGGATGTCGGTTCACTGTTGAAGTTTGATCATCACCAATTTTATTGCACACACTATCCAATGCTTTTAGGAAAAGTCGATAAGATTATCAATTTGCACGGACATATTCATCATTACGCTGTACCGATTGCTGAAAATATCAACGTTGGTGTCGATGCGCCTGAACGTGATTATTTGTCAGAAGATTTGCCATGGGGTTCGCCTTTACGTGGTGAAGAGATTTTGGAAATGTATGCTAAGAAGCAAAAAGATATGGCTAGATTGCAGCGAGATGCAAGATGA
- a CDS encoding TIGR01457 family HAD-type hydrolase encodes MKYQTYLIDLDGTMYRGKDKIPEAKVFIDNLNNAGINYYYLTNNTTKTPQQVADNLMNNHQITAKAEQVLTPSLATAAYIQNMFGDDIENHSAYVIGEYGLKSAVFSTGIKLNEVDPDVVIVGLDYDVTYHKFELATLAIKRGAFFIGTNADTNLPNERGLVPGAGSVISLVETSTQQKAHYIGKPERDIIDFAAKARDFDPKKAVMVGDNYNTDIKCGINAGVDTLWVNTGVSTHEDIDNAPIKPTHQVESLDQWDV; translated from the coding sequence ATGAAGTATCAAACATATTTAATTGATTTAGATGGAACAATGTATCGCGGTAAGGACAAAATTCCTGAAGCTAAAGTTTTCATCGACAACTTAAACAATGCGGGAATCAATTACTACTACTTAACGAACAATACAACCAAAACTCCTCAACAAGTGGCTGATAATTTGATGAACAATCATCAAATTACAGCTAAGGCTGAGCAAGTTTTGACACCATCATTAGCTACAGCAGCTTATATTCAAAATATGTTTGGTGACGATATAGAAAATCACAGTGCTTATGTAATCGGTGAATATGGTTTGAAGAGTGCTGTCTTTAGTACAGGTATCAAGTTAAATGAAGTCGATCCAGATGTTGTTATTGTCGGATTGGACTATGACGTTACGTATCATAAATTTGAGTTAGCAACTCTAGCAATCAAGCGTGGGGCCTTCTTTATTGGAACTAATGCCGATACTAACTTGCCTAATGAGCGAGGACTCGTGCCTGGCGCTGGTTCTGTAATTTCACTAGTCGAAACTTCAACTCAACAAAAGGCTCACTATATTGGTAAGCCAGAACGTGACATTATTGACTTTGCTGCCAAAGCTCGTGACTTTGACCCTAAGAAAGCTGTCATGGTCGGCGATAACTACAATACTGATATTAAATGTGGAATCAACGCTGGTGTCGATACTCTTTGGGTAAATACTGGTGTCAGCACACACGAAGATATCGATAATGCGCCAATCAAGCCAACTCATCAGGTAGAAAGTCTGGATCAATGGGATGTCTAA